The Chloroflexota bacterium nucleotide sequence GATGTTGGCCGTGAGCGAAGCCATGCCGCGCACCACTTTGAAGCGCCGCCCGTCGCGCACCACCGGCGCGCCGGGGCTTTCGTCTGTTCCGGCCAGCAAACTGCCGATCATGGCCGTGCTGGCCCCGGCGGCCAGGGCTTTGGTTAAGTCGCCGCCTTTGCGAATGCCACCATCGGCGATGACAGGCACGCTCAACGCCTGCCCGGCTTCGGCGCACTCGGCAATGGCCGTGAGTTGCGGCACGCCAAAGCCGGTGACCAGCCGGGTGATGCAGATCGAGCCTGCGCCCACGCCCACTTTCACCGCATCGGCCCCCGCCTCAACCAGATCGCGCACACCCTCGGCAGTTGCCACGTTGCCGCCCACCACATCAATGTTCGAGAAACGCTCTTTCAACTTTCTCACCATGTTGATGGCGCTGTCGGAGTGGCCGTGGGCGATGTCCACCACCAGCGCGTCAGCGCCGGCGTTGACGCAGGCCGTCGCCCGCTCCAGGTCGGCTTCTTTCACACCCACTGCCGCCGCCACCCGCAGGCGGCCCTTCTCGTCTTTGGTGGCGTCCGGCGAGTGTTCGGTCTTCACAATATCCTGTGAGGTGATCAGGCCCAGCAAGCGACCGTTGTTGTCTACCACCGGCAGTTTTTCGAGGCGGTGGCTGTGCAACAGAGACCGGGCGTCTTCCAGCGAGGCGCCCGCCCCGACGGTGATCAGTTTTTCGCGCGGCGTCATCACCTCGCGCACCACGCGATCCTGATCTTGCTCAAACAACAGGTCGCGCGTGGACACCAGGCCGATTAGCTCGCCGTTCTTACCCAGCACCATCAAGCCGCCGATGCCGTGCGTTTCCATTGCGCTTCGGGCTTCTTTCACCGTCGAGTTGCCGGACAAACTGTAGGGATGATCGACTATGAAGCTTTCGGCGCGTTTGACCCGCTCAACTTCGGCGGCCTGACGCTCCATCGTCATGAAACGGTGGATGACGCCGAGGCCGCCAGACCGGGCCATAGCAATTGCCATCGGCCCCTCGGTCACCGTGTCCATGTTAGACGAGATGATGGGGATCGCCACTTCGAGGCGGCGGGTGAAGCACGAGCGAGTGTTGACGGCCTGCCGTGAGGCCACCGTGGAGCGGCGCGGCGCGAGCAGAACATCGTCAAACGTCAGAGCAGTGTCGGGGCGGAGTTTCATGGCGGGTCTCCTCAGAAGATACAAAATTTGCAACAGCACGACGATGAGCGAATGACGGCAGGCGGCGGCTTCGTCCATCGTCGTTCGTCCGTCGTCCGGCGAGATCGTACCACACCCATGCTAAAATCTCTCGCATGTCGCGCCTGCCCCGATCCTTTTTCAATCGCCCCACTCTCGTTGTCGCCCGCGAATTGCTGGGGCAACGACTCGTCAAGGTCGAGCGTGGCCGCCGGCTCTCAGGCCTCATCACCGAAGTGGAAGCTTACGTGGGCGAAGAAGACCTGGCCTGCCACGCGAAAGTCGGGCGCACCCCGCGCACCGAGGTGATGTACTGGCAGCCCGGCCATCTCTACGTCTATTTCACTTACGGTATGCACTGGATGATGAACATCGTCACCGAACGCAACGGCTACCCGGCGGCGGTGTTATTACGCGGGATCGCGGCGACGGAAGGCGCGGCGGCCATGCGGCGGCGGCGAGGCCGGGCCGACCACCTCACCGACGGCCCGGCCAAGATCGCGCAGGCGCTTGGCATTGACAAACGCTGGAACGGGATCGATCTCTGCGCCCGCGACTCGGATATGTTTATCGAGGCCGGAAACGCCGTCCCCGACTCGGACGTGGTGGCCGCCCCCCGTGTGGGACTCGGCAACACTCCCGAACCCTGGCTGAGCAAGCCCTGGAACTTCTCAACGAACAATGAAACAATGAGACAATGAGACAAGTGTTGGTAAAATAGCAAACATCAGCGTGCTATCAGCATCTATCTGCGTTCTATTGAAATGGAGACTGCTATGGGACTACTCACCGGCAAGACTGCATTGATTTTTGGCGTGGCAAACGATCACTCAATTGCCTGGGGCATCGCCCAGGCCCTGCATCGCGAAGGCGCGACTCTGGGTTTCAGTTATGCAGGCGAAACGTTGCACAAGCGGGTCAAGCCGCTGGCTGACTCCGTCGACTCAACCTTTGTCGAGCCGTGCGATGTGACGAAGGACGAAGACATCGCCGCCTTGTTCGAGAAAGCCAAAGCAACCTTCGGCCAGATTGACATCTTGATTCACGCCGTGGCCTTTGCCAACCGCGACGAGCTAAACGGCCCCTATTACAATACCAGCCGCGCCGGCTTCCACCTGGCCCTCGACGTGTCGTGCTACTCGTTCACGGCGATGGCCCGCGCCGCCCTGCCGCTCATGAAGCCTGGCGGCTCGATGCTCACCCTGACCTACTACGGCGCTGAGAAAGCCGTCCAGCATTACAACGTGATGGGCGTGGCCAAAGCCGCGCTCGAAGCCTCGGTGCGCTACCTGGCCGCCGACATGGGGCCGAACAACATTCGCGTCAACGCCATCTCCGCCGGGCCGATCCGCACCCTGGCCGCCGCCGGAGTCTCCAGCTTCAAAGCCATGTACGGCGAATTCAAGAACATGGCCCCCCTGCGCCGCAACGTGACCATTGACGACGTGGGCAACGCCGCCCTCTACCTTTGCTCCGATTGGGCCGCTGGGGTGACGGGCGAAGTTCACTACGTGGATGCCGGGTTTAATGTGATTGGGATTTCGATGGGAGGGAAGGAGTAGTTACCTCAACAACAAACTCGCCACCCCCAGAATCGTCAAGTGCAAAGCGTTGGCAATCGTCAGGGTGTGGCTGTCGCGCACGTAGCCGGAACTGCCGAAGACGTGCGCGTAGATGCTGAGGGCGAGGCCGTGATAAACCAACAGCCAGCCCAGCGGCGGCAGGAGGCTGAGCGCCGTCATCAAGCCTGCGCCCAGCGCCAGGACTAAACTAAAACCTTGCGCGAATCGAATCGTCGCCTGCGGCCCCAGCCACAGCGGCACGGTCACGCTCCCCCGCGCCCGGTCGCCCAACATGTCGCGCAAGTCGTTCAACATATCCACGATCCACACCGCGCCGGTCACGTAGAAATACACGAAGGCGGCGGCGGGCGTGGGCGTCGCCCCGGCAAAGGCCAGGCCCAGGCCTAGCATCACCAGCGCCCACGCCCCGGCAGGCAAAATGTTCTTGAGGTACCAGCGGTCTTTGAGCCGGGGCCACGCCCCAAACGACTGGCCGTAAAACACGCCGACCGACACGGCGGCCACAATGGCCATGGCGATCAAACCGCCTAAGGTTGCCAGCCCCCAGGCCAAAATCAATCCAACGACCGCCACCACCTGAATCAGCCGCCTGCCTTCCACCGACGAAGCGTACTCTTGCGGCGCGTTGAGTCGATCTTCGACCCTGTCGCTCAGGCGGTTGAATTGATAAAGGGCCAGAATGAGGACGAAGGCGATGACGGGCGGCCAGAGGCCGGGTTGAGCGCCGAGGAAGGTGGGAAGCGCCCACGCCCCCGCCGCCGCACAAATGGCCAGGTGCAAACGAAATGATCGAATCTGTTGCCAGAGCATAGAGTAGATTATACTTGCCCCCGCCAAAATTATCTCAGGAGTAAATTGATGACGGAACAAAATCGCGTTATGCTTGTCATTCTCGCCCACCCCGACGACGAAAGTTTCGGGCCGGGGGCCACGCTGGCTAAATACGCCCGCGCCGGAGTCGCAGTGCATTATTTGTGCGGCACGCGCGGCGAGATCGGCTCGGCGGACGCCGAACACATGCAGGGCTTTGACTCGGTGGGCGACATGCGCTGGGCGGAGCTGACCTGCGCCGCCAAAGAATTGGGGCTGGCCGGGATTCACCATCTGGGCTTTCGTGACTCAGGGATGGCCGGCTCGGACGACAACCGCCACCCACAGGCGCTGTCGGCCCAACCGGTGGAAGCCGTGGCCGCCCGCATCGCCCACTTCGTCCGCAAACTCAAGCCCCAGGTTGTGCTCACCCACGACACCATCGGCGGCTACCGCCATCCCGATCACATCATGCTCAACAAAGCCACGGTGATGTTCTTCGAGCGCATGAGAGACCCGAACGCCTTTCCCGATTCTGAAGGCCTGGCGGATCACTTTCCACAAAAACTGTACTACCCGATCTTTGGCCGGGGCTTTCTCAAGCTGGCCGTCCGCGTCCTGCCCCTGTTTGGCCGCGACCCGCGCAAGTTTGGCCGCAATCAGGACATTGACTTGTTAAGTCTGACCGACGTTGACTTTCCCACGCACGCCTCAATTGAAGTAACGGGCGAACTGTCGGAGGTGAGAAACAAGGCCTCGGAGTGCCATAAGAGTCAACTCGGCGGCGGGCCGCCGCGCCGGGGGCCGCTGTCCATCTTTTTCAAGTTGATGGGGTTAAGGGGACAGTTCGACTCGTTCATGCGCGCCTACCCGCAAGTTCCGGCGGGTCAGCGATTGAGGGAGAGGGATTTGTTTGAGGGGGTGTAACTGCTCAGGGGCAAAAACCGGAACGCAGATTTCGCAGAAAAAACGCCGATGGACGCGGATACGAACAAAAAGAGATCAGCGAAAACCTGCGTTGTATCAGCGTTTATCTGCGTTCTGAAAGACTGGCCTGAGCAGTTTTCATGAACTGCATTCACCGCCACACATGAAAATGGGGTGATTGTAGAGCGAGTTGACAACTCGCTCTACATTTTCAAGTCAGTTATGAGGGGTTTCGTAAAGACCTGACAGGTCGTGGCTTTATTCCAAAGGCTGTTTATCAATCCTGAAGACGCAACTTTGCGCGCCGACGGCGATACACTCCGTCTCTTCCACCCGGTAACGCCGCCCGCCCGTGCCCCAGAAGATGGCCTCTTCCAAAATGCCGATAGCTAAATGGCAACACGGCTCGGTCGTGTGTCTTCCCCAGCAGACCGGGTTGCGTTCGATGACCCACAAAAACTGATCGGTGGCGTCGGCCAGGTTAACCACCTGATCGCTGAACTGGTTGAAGACGCGGGCGAACACTTCCAGGCCCACGCGAAACTTCATGCCCAGCGGCATGATTCGCAGAGGCAGGTCGCCAATGCCCAGCACCGGCTCGAACTCGTTGAGGCCGTTGCTAAAACACAACCGCCCCACCCGCGTGTTCAGCGCCCGCCCGGCCCGCTCGCCATAAACCTTCTCGGTGCTCTCCTGCAGGGCCGACACCCACTCAAACGGAAACTTCTTGTCCAGGTTGTTGGGCGGCAATTTCTGCAAATGCTCCAGCCCGGCCGTGGCCAGCACTTCCCTGAATCGGTCAGCGCCCATCGCCGATTCCATTGCCACCAGAATCACGCGGCCTATTCGGTTGGGGTAAAAAAAAGTGGGGGGCGCTTCAACAACAGGTTGCATGTTTCGGCAAAGTATACACGTTAATCCACGCAAATCGCAATGACTTGTTTCGGGCCGTGCGCGCCCAGCGTCAGCACCCGTTCAATATCAGACGTGCGGCTCGGCCCGGCGATGACGACGGTGTTGCTGGCTTCGACATCAAGGTTCGGCCACCAATCGGCCAAAGTTGGATGGAACCGGTCGGCCTCAAGGAAGACGATGTGAAGCGGCGCGAGAAGCGAAGCCAGCCGCCCCCGCCCCGCCCCGGATTTGACGACAACTCCGCCCACCTGAGCGATGGCCGCCACTGCGCCCGTGAGTCCTGCTTCAGCCGTCTCTAACACCTCAACCTGTTTCTGTCTCAACCCCTCTTCGCGCGAAATCATCTGGTCTACGAGCGTAAAGCCTTCGTGCCGGAGCGCCCCGTGAAGGTCAGCCAGCGGTCGGGGCAGAGAGTCGGCCTCCCAGGCCAGAACCCGTTTTACACCGGACTCGGTCAGCAAGGCAATCGTTCGCGCCACTGCTTCATCCGCCTTCACTCGCTCAAAGCGCCCGCCCAGCTTTTGCCACTCGGCGGCGAATTGGGCAATGAGTGTTTCGCGATCAACAGGCGTGGAAACGGGGAGAATCGGAGGATTGAAGAATTGGGGCAAGCCCTTCGCCTTGTTCAGCGATTGGCGGATGTTGGAAAGAATTGAGTCACGCATGACGTTTTACGTTTTACGTTTGTCGTCCATCGTCTGTCGTCTGTCGTCTGTCGTCTGTCGTTCCACAAACCTGGCTCTAAACGACTTCCTCGCCAACGCCGGAAAATCACGCGACTGCGTCCAGCCGCCGGGCGGGCCGGGGAGTCTTCGCACCCAGCCGTTTCGGGCTAACAAGCGAGTCCCCAGCCGCCCAAGCCAGAGCGAGAGGCGATAGCCCGGCAGTGACCGCATCGCAAAAGACCAAAGCTTCATGGCCGGGCCGAGCCAGGCAGCATCGCCGCCCGTCTCTTCAACGTGCGCTGATCGCACTTTCAACAACATCGTCGGGATGTCAATACGAACCGGGCAGACTTCCTGGCA carries:
- the guaB gene encoding IMP dehydrogenase — encoded protein: MKLRPDTALTFDDVLLAPRRSTVASRQAVNTRSCFTRRLEVAIPIISSNMDTVTEGPMAIAMARSGGLGVIHRFMTMERQAAEVERVKRAESFIVDHPYSLSGNSTVKEARSAMETHGIGGLMVLGKNGELIGLVSTRDLLFEQDQDRVVREVMTPREKLITVGAGASLEDARSLLHSHRLEKLPVVDNNGRLLGLITSQDIVKTEHSPDATKDEKGRLRVAAAVGVKEADLERATACVNAGADALVVDIAHGHSDSAINMVRKLKERFSNIDVVGGNVATAEGVRDLVEAGADAVKVGVGAGSICITRLVTGFGVPQLTAIAECAEAGQALSVPVIADGGIRKGGDLTKALAAGASTAMIGSLLAGTDESPGAPVVRDGRRFKVVRGMASLTANIERREVELGREVDPEDWERVVPEGVEAVVPFRGPVLDILHQLVGGLRSGLSYAGATTIPELWQNAEFMRITSAGKSESGAHDVQVL
- a CDS encoding DNA-3-methyladenine glycosylase, giving the protein MSRLPRSFFNRPTLVVARELLGQRLVKVERGRRLSGLITEVEAYVGEEDLACHAKVGRTPRTEVMYWQPGHLYVYFTYGMHWMMNIVTERNGYPAAVLLRGIAATEGAAAMRRRRGRADHLTDGPAKIAQALGIDKRWNGIDLCARDSDMFIEAGNAVPDSDVVAAPRVGLGNTPEPWLSKPWNFSTNNETMRQ
- a CDS encoding enoyl-ACP reductase, yielding MGLLTGKTALIFGVANDHSIAWGIAQALHREGATLGFSYAGETLHKRVKPLADSVDSTFVEPCDVTKDEDIAALFEKAKATFGQIDILIHAVAFANRDELNGPYYNTSRAGFHLALDVSCYSFTAMARAALPLMKPGGSMLTLTYYGAEKAVQHYNVMGVAKAALEASVRYLAADMGPNNIRVNAISAGPIRTLAAAGVSSFKAMYGEFKNMAPLRRNVTIDDVGNAALYLCSDWAAGVTGEVHYVDAGFNVIGISMGGKE
- a CDS encoding UbiA family prenyltransferase, with protein sequence MLWQQIRSFRLHLAICAAAGAWALPTFLGAQPGLWPPVIAFVLILALYQFNRLSDRVEDRLNAPQEYASSVEGRRLIQVVAVVGLILAWGLATLGGLIAMAIVAAVSVGVFYGQSFGAWPRLKDRWYLKNILPAGAWALVMLGLGLAFAGATPTPAAAFVYFYVTGAVWIVDMLNDLRDMLGDRARGSVTVPLWLGPQATIRFAQGFSLVLALGAGLMTALSLLPPLGWLLVYHGLALSIYAHVFGSSGYVRDSHTLTIANALHLTILGVASLLLR
- a CDS encoding PIG-L family deacetylase; translation: MTEQNRVMLVILAHPDDESFGPGATLAKYARAGVAVHYLCGTRGEIGSADAEHMQGFDSVGDMRWAELTCAAKELGLAGIHHLGFRDSGMAGSDDNRHPQALSAQPVEAVAARIAHFVRKLKPQVVLTHDTIGGYRHPDHIMLNKATVMFFERMRDPNAFPDSEGLADHFPQKLYYPIFGRGFLKLAVRVLPLFGRDPRKFGRNQDIDLLSLTDVDFPTHASIEVTGELSEVRNKASECHKSQLGGGPPRRGPLSIFFKLMGLRGQFDSFMRAYPQVPAGQRLRERDLFEGV
- a CDS encoding 4-vinyl reductase, with amino-acid sequence MQPVVEAPPTFFYPNRIGRVILVAMESAMGADRFREVLATAGLEHLQKLPPNNLDKKFPFEWVSALQESTEKVYGERAGRALNTRVGRLCFSNGLNEFEPVLGIGDLPLRIMPLGMKFRVGLEVFARVFNQFSDQVVNLADATDQFLWVIERNPVCWGRHTTEPCCHLAIGILEEAIFWGTGGRRYRVEETECIAVGAQSCVFRIDKQPLE
- a CDS encoding lactate utilization protein, whose product is MRDSILSNIRQSLNKAKGLPQFFNPPILPVSTPVDRETLIAQFAAEWQKLGGRFERVKADEAVARTIALLTESGVKRVLAWEADSLPRPLADLHGALRHEGFTLVDQMISREEGLRQKQVEVLETAEAGLTGAVAAIAQVGGVVVKSGAGRGRLASLLAPLHIVFLEADRFHPTLADWWPNLDVEASNTVVIAGPSRTSDIERVLTLGAHGPKQVIAICVD